GCCGACGACCACACCCTGATGCGCGACGGCCTCAAGGAAGTCCTGTGCACAGCGCCGGGGTTCGCCGTCGTGGGAGAGGCGTCGACCAGTTCGGAGGCCGTGTCGCTCGCGGCCCGCCTGCGCCCCGATGTGCTGCTGCTCGACGTCGAGATGCCCGGGCCGCACGCCTCCGAGGCGATCCGGCAGATCGCCGACGTCGCGCCCGAGACGTGCGTCCTCGTCCTGACCATGCACGACGACCCCGACATGGTGCACGAGATGCTCCAGGCGGGCGCCGCCGGCTACCTGCTGAAGTCCATCCTCCGCGAGGAACTGATCGCCGTCGTCCGCTCCGTGACGAGCCGGCGCACCAGCAGCGTGGTGCTCGTGGTCTCCCGGCAGACGGCGGCCCAACTGCGCCGCCAGGCCCCGCGCCCGCAGAAGGCGCTGCTCACGGAACGCGAGTCGGCGCTCCTGCAATTGGTCGCCGAGGCCATGAGCAACGCGCAGATCGCCAAGCGCATGTTCATCACCGAGGCCACCGTCAAGCGGCACCTCACCAACATCTACGCCAAACTCAACGCCGTGTCCCGCGTGGACGCCCTGCGCAAGGCCGGCGCGGCCGGGCTCATCGGTCCCGGTCGCACCGGCCGCCCCGGGGACCGTGCCACCGTCCCGCGGAGCGACGCCAGGACGAACTGACGCGGGGTCCACCCGCCCGCCGCCCGCGCACCGGCTCCCGCGGCCACGGTCAGGTCGATCCTCACCTGACCATGACGTAGGTCTCGCACACGGTCTGCGAGCCGGTGGGCTGGCGGGTGAAGTTGTCGAAGACCTCGATGTCGCGGAAGCCGGCGCGGGCGCCGAGGCCGACGATCCGCTCCTGCGGCCACGCGTACAGCTGGTGCGTCTCGCTGCGCCGGACGTACACCTGGCTGTTCTCCTCGCGCAGGTACATCAGGCCGTGCCAGTTGTAGGTGCCTTCGATGGCGGTCCTGGTGATGCTCATGAGCAGGGTGAACGGCCCGTCCTCGATGACCCGGGCGGTCGGGGTCGTGTACGTGGCCAGCGACTCCGCGTGGTGCTTGGTGTACATGTCGAAGACGAAGGTGCCGCCGGGACGCAGCAGACGGTGCACGTTCTCGAACGTCCGCAGCAGCGTGACGTCGTTGGGCAGGTGGACGAGCGCTCCGGTGCTGACGACCGCGTCGAACTGCTCCTCAAGCTCGATGGCCGGCAGTTCCGACCTGACGAGCCGTGCGCGCTCCTGCCCGCGGATCTTCCGTTCGGCCTGCCGCAGTTGGGCCGCCGACCGGTCGAGTCCTGTGACGTCGTAGCCGCGCTGGAGCAGTTCCCGCAGCAGGAGGCCGCTGCCGCAGCAGAGGTCGAGGACCTTGTCGACCTGTCCGCCGCGCTCCTTCCAGATCTCCTGGACGAAGTCGGCGACCTGGCTCCGCGGCGCCAGTCGGAACTTGTCGACGCACCACACGTCGGCGGCGTCGTACCCCTCGGGCAGGTAGGAGTAGGGCAGGGAGGGTTCGTGGCCTTGCGCGAGCATGGATCGCTTCCTCTCGACATACGGCCGCGGCCGGTGGCCGCGGGCGTGGTGGACGGCCGTGCGGCGGGACGACGCCCGGGACTACGCGGACGGCCCGCCGGGCTTGACCGCCACGTAGGTCTCGTAGAGGGTCTCCGGGCTCCAGGGCCGCCGCTGGTAGTTGTCGAAGACCTCGACCTGCCGGAAGCCCGCCTGGACCGCCAGGTCGACGGCCCTGTCCCGGGGCCGGGTGTGCACGCGGTGGACCTCGCTGCTCCGGGTGTAGGTCTCCGTGGCGCCGTTGCGCGCGAACTGCACGAAGGTCATGTCGTAGGCGTCGGCGACCGCGGGCCGGTGGCAGGAGAGGAAGAACGTGAGACCCCTGCTCTCCACGTTGATGCCGCGCGGCGCGCCCTCCGTGTACTCGACGAACCGCCGCATGAGCGTCTCGCTGAACAGGTCGAAGACGAACGTGCCACCGGGGCGCAGCACACGGTGCGCGGCCTGGAACGACTGGAGCAGCACGGTGGAGTTGGGCAGGTAGGTGAACGCGCCTCCGGAGCACACGACGGCGTCGAACTGCTCCTCCAGCGGAATGGCCGGCAGTTCGGCCTCGACCAGCCGCGCGTGGGCCGAAGGACCGAGGTGCTGCTCGGCCAGCTTCAACGCGGTCGGGGACGCGTCGACGCCGGTGACGTCGTACCCGTACTCGACCAGCTCCCGCAGCAGCAGGCCGGTGCCGCAGCAGAGGTCGAGCACCTTGGCCACCGGCTCGCCCTGCTGCTCCCAGATCCGCCGCAGGAACTCCGCGACCTGCTCCCGCGGCGCCTCGTGCCAGTCGGTGAGAAACCACGAGGCGATGACATCGTAATTCCCGGCCATCGTGTCGCGGGGAGTGACGGATTCAGTGGCTGCCTGCGGCTCCATGATGCGCTTCCTTTCACGTGACTGCGGCCTGCCGAGGAATTACCGTGCGATGTGCGAGAGCCGATGAAAAAGGCGGTCTGCGAAAGAGCTGAGCGAAACAACCGAAGGGAAGCCGCGTCGGAGCGGACGGCTTCGCGGCCACGCACGGATGATGAACTTTCCGTCCCGGCCACCGCCCATGCGAGGTCCAGGAGTGGTCCACTCATGTGGGTGATAACCCCACGTCAGCGGGGCGCCTTACCGGAATGCCAAACCAGCCCGCGCGCGTAGTTCCGCAGCGCCCCCGCGCGGGTCGGCCGGCAATGGGAAATGCCGTGCCCGACCGATGGTTTGCACTTCCGCGGCCTGGCGCAGGCTAGCCCATGTGGAACACACCGGGCTTCTCGCCGCCCCGCCGGGGGCCGGCTTCGCCGACATCTCGCGCCTGGCCGATTCCTACTCCTGCGCCCAGGCGTTGCTGAGCGCTTTGGAACTCGACCTTTTCACCGTCCTGGACACCGGCCCCGCCTCTGAGAAGGAGATCCGCTCGGCGCTCGGCCTGCACGGTCGCGGACTGCGCCAGTGGCTCGACCTGCTCGTGCCCCTGGGCCTGCTGGAGCGGGACGGCGACCGGTACGGCAACACGCCTCAGGCGGCCCTGCACCTGGCCCGTTCCGGCCGGCAGTACCTGGGGGACTTCATCCTGAAGGCCATGGTCCCCTCACTCGGCAACCTCTCCACCGCCCTGCGCACGGGACAGTCGCAGGTTCCCGGAGGCGGCATGGCGGCCGTCGCCGACGATCCCGCACTGCTCAGATCCTCCATGGCCGCGATGGACATGCTGACGGGCGACATCGTGCCCTCGCTGCTCGCCGCCTACGAGGACTGGGACGACCACCGGACGCTGCTCGACCTCGGCGGCGGGCGCGGAAGCGTGGCCGCCGGCCTCGTGGCCGCCCGCCCTCACCTCGACGCCGTCGTTCTCGACCTGCCGTTCATGGCCCCCTTGTTCGAGGAGACCATGGCCGCGAGAGGGGCGGCCAAGGTGCCGGCCTTCCGCCCCGGCGACTTCTTCACCGATCCGCTTCCGAGGGCGGACATCGTCCTGCTGGGCAACGTCCTGCTCGACTGGGAGGCCGAACAGCGGCGGTCCCTCGTGCGCAGGGCGTACCTGAGCACCAACCCCGGCGGCGCCCTCATCGTGTACGACCACAGGCTCCGCGGCGCCGGCCCGGGCGGCCGGGAGACGCTGACGCTGAACCTGCTCACGCTGGCCATGTGCGGTGTGTCGGACTACACGCTCGACGAACTGCACGCGGACGCGAGGGCGGCGGGCTACGACGCCGTCGAGCACCGGTCCCCCGGCTCGCCGCCGCGCCCCGTCGTCGTCTGCCGCAGGTCCGCGCGGCCCGTGTGAGGGGCGGCCCCGGGCCGAGGAGACCGGCAGGCCCCCGAGGGCCGTCGGACCGGCACCTCGGCGCGGCGCCCCCATGACATCCCCGACCGCCGACTCGCACGAGAAAGGGCTGATCCATGAGCACACACACCTCGGACCCGGTCGCTCCCTACGCGCACACCTCTCAGCACCACGACGCGACCGAGGACTGGGTGCGCCGCGACTGGCAGGAGCCTTCCCAGCTACAGAAGGCGGATTTCATCGAGGAGATCTGGTCGGAGGGTGACGCGCCGGTGAACGAGGCGCTCGACCTCTGCTGCGGTACGGGCCTGACGCTCGTGGCCATGACACAGCGGGGGTACCGCGTCACGGGGCTCGACCGGTCCCCGGCCATGCTGGAGCAGGCCGCGCGGAAACTTGAGCCGGAGGACCGGGAGCGGCTCGTCCTGGCCACCCTGCCGGACATCCCGCTCCGCAAGGAGTTCGACGCCGCCTACTCCACGGGTGGAGCGTTGAACTACCTGCCCAACGACACGTCGCTGCTGCGGACTTTCGAGGCCGTGCACCGCGTGTTGCGCCCCGGCGGCACGTTCGTCTTCGACCTCTACACCGACGCGCTCCTGGCGCGTCAGGTCGAGCAGACGACGCCCGCCACGCGCGCCATCGAACTGGGCGAGGGTTGCACGTTTCTCTTCACCTGCCGCCGCTCGGCGACCAGCGGCTTCTACGACATGACGATGGTGCGGTATGTGCGCGACGACGCCACCGGAACGTACGCCAGGAGCAGCGAGGAGCACCGGTTGTTCACGCCCGATCAGGGGATGGTCCGCGGCCTGGTGGCCCAGGCCGGGTTCGGGGGGATCAAGGTCTTCGACAACTACACGCGCCAGCCGACCGGTTCGCAGACGCTCCACGAGACGTACACCATGGTCAAGCCCGGCTGAGCCCGCTCATCGGAGCGGACGGGCTCCCCGGCGCATGCGCCGGTCGATCTCGATGACCGCCGCACGGTAGGTGCGGGCCACCTCGCGCAGGGCGTCGCGCAGTCCCGCCAGGTCCTGCGGGGTCTCGGCGGCGCCGTCCAGCGCCCGGGTGACGCGCACGAGGAAGGTCGCGGCGTTCAGGCCGGTGAACAGCGGCAGGTGTGCGAGGTCCTCCTCGCCGAGCGGACGCACGTCGCGGTATCCGGCGAGGAAGGCGTCGTACCGCTCCCGGTGCCGGGGTTCGGGCCGGCCCGTGTCGTCGGTCAGCTCGCGCAGGGCGGAGACGATGTCGGCGCCGTACCAGGACACGCCGGCCTCGTCGAAGTCGTAGGCGACGGGGGTGTCTCCGCGCCAGGTCATGTTGTCCAGTTCGAAGTCGCCGTGGATGACGCCCAGGCGACCCGGGTCGCGCGGCAGGCCGTCCATGAGCGCGGCGAGCCCGGCCGCCGCCTCGATGAGCGCGGTGTCACCGGCGAAGAGCCTCGGGACCAGCCGGATCTCCCGGAAGCGGTCGGGCAGTCCGGTGCCGAGTCCCGCGGCATGGGCGTGCAGGCGGGCCAGCGCCCGGCCCCAATGCCGCGCCCTGGTCGGCGTGAGTGCCGAGACCTCGGTCCGCTCGCCTCGGGCCGCCTCGACCACCATGGCGTGCATGGCACCGAGAGCGGTGTCCACGGTCTCGGTCAGGGCGCCGGAGGCGGAGGGCACCGGCCGCACCACCGCCGCGCCCCTGTCGTGCAGCCGCGCCATCAGCCCGGCCACGGCGGCCACGGCGGCCGGGCCGCGACACGTGTCGGGTATGAAGCGCAGGTAGCGCTGGTCGTCGCCCGGCAGCACGAAGACATGGCAGGCGCTGGAGCGCAGCCACTTGGCGGTGCCGGGGGGACGCCCCCAGGCGGCGGCGACCTGGTCGGCGACGGGGCTCACCCACGCGTCGGTCACCGTGCGCTTCAGGCGGTCGATGTCGGTCAGGGGCATCATGGCGAGCCATGATCCGCCGGTGCCGCCCACGGCGGCAACCGTTTTCCCGCGCCGGCGCCCGCCACGCCGTCGCCCGCCGCGCCGTCGCGCGTCGCGCCGGGGCGCGCCCGGCCGCCCCTGGGGCGCCGCGGCTACGGTGAGGGGGATGCCCTGACCGCCAGGTCGCACCCGCCCACCGAGGAGCCCGTACGTGTCGCAGTCGTCCGGCCTGGTCGCGGGCATGGAACGCCACCAGGTCAGCGTCTACTTGGGCGCCCTCGCGGCCGGCGGGCTGGCCGGCTGGGCCGCACCCGGCGCCGGGCCGGGCCTTGAGCACGTGATCAACCCCGTGCTCGCCGCCCTGCTGTACGTCACGTTCCTGCAAGTACCGGCCTCGCGGCTGCTCCGTTCCCTGCGGGCGGGCCGGTTCCTCGGCGCCGCGCTGCTGGTCAACTTCGCGGTGGTGCCGCTGGTGGTCGCGGCGATGTTCGCCTTCCTGCCCGACGACCGGGCCGTGCGCATGGGTGCGCTGCTGGTGCTGCTGGCCCCGTGCGTCGACTACGTGATCGTCTTCAGCGGGCTCGCCGGCGGCAGCAGCCGCCGGCTGCTGGCCGCGACACCGCTGCTGCTGATCGCCCAGATGGTGCTGCTGCCGGTCTTCCTGCTGCTGTTCCTTGGCTCCGGTCTGACCGACATCGTCGAGACGGGACCGTTCGTCGAGGCGTTCGTCGTCCTGATCGCCATCCCGCTCTGCCTGGCCTGGCTCACCCAGGCGTGGGCCGCCCGCCGCCGGGCCGGGCGGCGGGCCGCCGACGCCGCGGGAACGGCCATGGTGCCGCTGATGGCGGCCACCCTGCTGACGGTGGTGGCCTCCCAGGTCCCCAAGCTCGACGGCAACCTCGGCGACGTGGCCCGCGTCGTGCCGTTCTACGTCCTGTTCCTCGTCGTGATGGCCTTCGCCGGGCTCGCCGTCGCCCGCCTCTTCCGGCTCGACGTGCCCGCCGGCCGCGCCATCGTCTTCTCCGGCGCGACCCGCAACTCCCTCGTCGTCCTGCCCCTGGCCCTGGCCCTGCCCGACGACCTGGCCGTCGCGGCGGTGGTCATCGTCGCCCAGACCCTGGTCGAGGTCGTCGGCATGGTGGTCTACGTCCGCGCCGTACCGCGCCTGCTGCCTCTCCGCGACCCGCTCCCCGCACCCGGCGCGGACGCCTAGCACCGGCCGCACGTTCCCGGGAGGTCACAGCGGTTCGGCGCTGTGCAACAGACGTCAACGATCCGTCCCGAGTGGGCAACAGGGCCGGGGCCGCAGAACCGGTGCGCCGCCGCGCCGCGTGTCGTGGGGCAGGTACGAGAACACCGCGAACGAAGGAAAGCCCCTGTGACGTCTGTCAACCGCACTCGCCGCACCGGTACGCTCGCCGCCGTCGGTCTCATGACCGCCGCCGGCCTGTTCCTGACCGCGTGCAACGAAGACGAGGTCGCCGGCCCGGGGAACGGCCCGGGCTCCGGCGGCACGTCCGGTTCCGGCAGCGGTTCCGAGGGCGGTTCCGGCTCCGAGGGCGGCTCCGGCTCCGAAGCCGGTCCGGGCCGGGAAGAGGGAGAGGTCATCCCGGAGGGCGAGGGCTTCACCGGTGCGCTCACCGGCACGCTGAGCCATCTGGCGCCGGGCGAACTGATGGTCGGTGACCAGGCGTTCCACATCGCCGAGGACACGGAGGTCGTGGGGGGCGCGTTCTGCGCCGACCCGGAGGTCCCGGACAGCACGTGCACCACCGACCAGCTGGAGCAGGCCGCGCTGAACGGCGACATGACCGTGCTCGTCCAGATCAGGGACGGAGTCGCGGTGCGGGTCGACGGCCCCGGCGTCGACGGCCCCGTCAGCGGCTGGGAGGTCTCGGCGACCGGCCCGGTGTCGTTCGTGGGCGAGGGAGTGCTGGAGATCGAGGACCGCCACTTCCTCGTCACGGAGGAGACGCGGATCATGGGCAGCGACAACTGCGGCACTTACGACATCGAGCAGACGGACTGCACCGCCGAGATCCTCCAGGAGGTCGTGCAGGGGGGCGAGCTGTCCGCCACCGCGACCATCGTGGACGGCACCGCCCAGCAGATCGAGTGGTGACGGGGGTTTCCGGTTCCTGAGGGCCCTCCGGGAGCCCGCCGGTCCACCGGCGGGCTCCCGGGGTGGGGACGGGCATCCGTTCCCCGGGCCGCCGGTGCGGCGATCGTGCGCGCACGCGTTATCACAGCGCTGTTATATTAGCGCTGTGACACTTCCGGATCCCACGACACGGCCCGACCCCTGGCACACGCTGCACGAGCTCCTGGCCGCCATGGACGCCGAGATCGAGCAGGTCTACGTGGAGCGCGGCATCGAGGGGGTCCGGCCGCGGTTCGCCTATCCGCTCATCCGGCTCGCCCACGCGGGGCCCCTGACCATTCGCGAGCTCGCGGAGTCCTTGGACCGCTCGCATTCCGCGACCAGCCAGACCGTCGCCGCCATGCGCAAGGAGGGTCTGGTCACCTCGGAGCCGGGCCCCGACGCCCGCACCCGGCGGATCGACCTGACCGCGCGCGGGCGGTCGCTCGTGCCGTTCCTTGAGGCCGAGTGGCGTGCCACCCACGCGACGGTCGCCGAGCTGGACGGCGAGATCCCGTACCCGATGACCGCCGTCGTCGAGGACGTGCGGCGGGCGCTGGAACGGCGGTCGATGCGGCAGCGCATCCGCCGCCATCTCGTCGAGCCGCCGCGATGAAGAGGCGTGCGCGCATCCGGTTCCTCGACACCCGCCCGCTGCGCGGCAGTCGGCCGTTCCGGGATCTGTGGATCGGCACCTCGGCCGCCCAGCTCGGCGGACAGATAGCCAACGTCGCGGTGCTGGCCCAGGTCTGGGACCTGACCGGCAGCCCGGTGGGCACCGGGGCCATCGGGCTCGCCACCGGCCTGCCGATGGTGCTGTTCGGGTTGCTCGGCGGCACGTTGGCCGACACCGTCGACCGCCGGGCGGTGGTGCGGGCCACCACCGCGGGCCAACTGCTTGCCGCCGCGGGGCTGTGCGCCCAGGCCGCGGCGGACAACCGGAACGTGCTGCTGCTGTTCGCCCTGGTGGCCGCGCAGGCGGGCTGCGGCGCTCTCGGCGCTCCCGCCCGGCGCACCTTCCCGGTCCGGCTGCTGCCCGCCGACCAGGTCGCGGCCGGTCTGGCGCTGACCAACGTGTCGTTCCAGGCCGCGATGCTGGCCGGGCCCGCGCTGGCCGGGCTGATCATCGCCCGCTGGGATTTCTCCGCCGCCTACGCCGCCCAGGCCGTGGCCGGGGCGGTCGCGATGCTCGCGGTGATCCGCCTGCCCGCGA
Above is a genomic segment from Streptomyces marincola containing:
- a CDS encoding MarR family winged helix-turn-helix transcriptional regulator, encoding MTLPDPTTRPDPWHTLHELLAAMDAEIEQVYVERGIEGVRPRFAYPLIRLAHAGPLTIRELAESLDRSHSATSQTVAAMRKEGLVTSEPGPDARTRRIDLTARGRSLVPFLEAEWRATHATVAELDGEIPYPMTAVVEDVRRALERRSMRQRIRRHLVEPPR
- a CDS encoding arsenic resistance protein, which translates into the protein MERHQVSVYLGALAAGGLAGWAAPGAGPGLEHVINPVLAALLYVTFLQVPASRLLRSLRAGRFLGAALLVNFAVVPLVVAAMFAFLPDDRAVRMGALLVLLAPCVDYVIVFSGLAGGSSRRLLAATPLLLIAQMVLLPVFLLLFLGSGLTDIVETGPFVEAFVVLIAIPLCLAWLTQAWAARRRAGRRAADAAGTAMVPLMAATLLTVVASQVPKLDGNLGDVARVVPFYVLFLVVMAFAGLAVARLFRLDVPAGRAIVFSGATRNSLVVLPLALALPDDLAVAAVVIVAQTLVEVVGMVVYVRAVPRLLPLRDPLPAPGADA
- a CDS encoding class I SAM-dependent DNA methyltransferase; amino-acid sequence: MEPQAATESVTPRDTMAGNYDVIASWFLTDWHEAPREQVAEFLRRIWEQQGEPVAKVLDLCCGTGLLLRELVEYGYDVTGVDASPTALKLAEQHLGPSAHARLVEAELPAIPLEEQFDAVVCSGGAFTYLPNSTVLLQSFQAAHRVLRPGGTFVFDLFSETLMRRFVEYTEGAPRGINVESRGLTFFLSCHRPAVADAYDMTFVQFARNGATETYTRSSEVHRVHTRPRDRAVDLAVQAGFRQVEVFDNYQRRPWSPETLYETYVAVKPGGPSA
- a CDS encoding class I SAM-dependent methyltransferase; this translates as MSTHTSDPVAPYAHTSQHHDATEDWVRRDWQEPSQLQKADFIEEIWSEGDAPVNEALDLCCGTGLTLVAMTQRGYRVTGLDRSPAMLEQAARKLEPEDRERLVLATLPDIPLRKEFDAAYSTGGALNYLPNDTSLLRTFEAVHRVLRPGGTFVFDLYTDALLARQVEQTTPATRAIELGEGCTFLFTCRRSATSGFYDMTMVRYVRDDATGTYARSSEEHRLFTPDQGMVRGLVAQAGFGGIKVFDNYTRQPTGSQTLHETYTMVKPG
- a CDS encoding response regulator, producing the protein MSTAVAPTVRICLADDHTLMRDGLKEVLCTAPGFAVVGEASTSSEAVSLAARLRPDVLLLDVEMPGPHASEAIRQIADVAPETCVLVLTMHDDPDMVHEMLQAGAAGYLLKSILREELIAVVRSVTSRRTSSVVLVVSRQTAAQLRRQAPRPQKALLTERESALLQLVAEAMSNAQIAKRMFITEATVKRHLTNIYAKLNAVSRVDALRKAGAAGLIGPGRTGRPGDRATVPRSDARTN
- a CDS encoding class I SAM-dependent methyltransferase, which produces MLAQGHEPSLPYSYLPEGYDAADVWCVDKFRLAPRSQVADFVQEIWKERGGQVDKVLDLCCGSGLLLRELLQRGYDVTGLDRSAAQLRQAERKIRGQERARLVRSELPAIELEEQFDAVVSTGALVHLPNDVTLLRTFENVHRLLRPGGTFVFDMYTKHHAESLATYTTPTARVIEDGPFTLLMSITRTAIEGTYNWHGLMYLREENSQVYVRRSETHQLYAWPQERIVGLGARAGFRDIEVFDNFTRQPTGSQTVCETYVMVR
- a CDS encoding acetylserotonin O-methyltransferase is translated as MEHTGLLAAPPGAGFADISRLADSYSCAQALLSALELDLFTVLDTGPASEKEIRSALGLHGRGLRQWLDLLVPLGLLERDGDRYGNTPQAALHLARSGRQYLGDFILKAMVPSLGNLSTALRTGQSQVPGGGMAAVADDPALLRSSMAAMDMLTGDIVPSLLAAYEDWDDHRTLLDLGGGRGSVAAGLVAARPHLDAVVLDLPFMAPLFEETMAARGAAKVPAFRPGDFFTDPLPRADIVLLGNVLLDWEAEQRRSLVRRAYLSTNPGGALIVYDHRLRGAGPGGRETLTLNLLTLAMCGVSDYTLDELHADARAAGYDAVEHRSPGSPPRPVVVCRRSARPV
- a CDS encoding phosphotransferase enzyme family protein, with protein sequence MMPLTDIDRLKRTVTDAWVSPVADQVAAAWGRPPGTAKWLRSSACHVFVLPGDDQRYLRFIPDTCRGPAAVAAVAGLMARLHDRGAAVVRPVPSASGALTETVDTALGAMHAMVVEAARGERTEVSALTPTRARHWGRALARLHAHAAGLGTGLPDRFREIRLVPRLFAGDTALIEAAAGLAALMDGLPRDPGRLGVIHGDFELDNMTWRGDTPVAYDFDEAGVSWYGADIVSALRELTDDTGRPEPRHRERYDAFLAGYRDVRPLGEEDLAHLPLFTGLNAATFLVRVTRALDGAAETPQDLAGLRDALREVARTYRAAVIEIDRRMRRGARPLR